In the genome of Cygnus olor isolate bCygOlo1 chromosome Z, bCygOlo1.pri.v2, whole genome shotgun sequence, one region contains:
- the PTAR1 gene encoding protein prenyltransferase alpha subunit repeat-containing protein 1, translating into MAESPEEVAVLVQRVVKDIRNAFARNPHIDEIGLIPCPEARYNRSPIVLVENKLGVESWCVKFLLPYVHNKLLLYRQRKQWLNKDELIDITCTLLLLNPDFTTAWNVRKELILSGTLNPLKDLHLGKLALTKFPKSPETWIHRRWVLQHLIQENSLPTLVNKGNLGAAPVERIHRLVQEEMNVCSEAAGRYPSNYNAWSHRIWVLQHVGKLTVKILLDELTSTKYWVSMHVSDHSGFHYRQFLLKSLISRTVNDDNTLVRNQMVNEQNPSLQKEEEGEGAEAACAEEQSVDIPHYLEEELDLCTDLIDTYPGHETLWCHRRRVFYLQHHLGNRLPLLSAVVSSVDSSDEAFHNSHPCPATRHVAQAMDVDGLSESSSKQGYTQETKRLKRGPLQDSVGPETEYRFVDKVLSTCRDADQARFATAYRKWLVTFLGQ; encoded by the exons ATGGCCGAGTCGCCGGAGGAGGTGGCGGTGCTGGTGCAGCGGGTGGTGAAGGACATCCGCAACGCCTTCGCGCGGAACCCGCACAT agatgagATTGGATTAATACCCTGTCCTGAAGCCAGATATAACCGGAGCCCTATAGTCCTGGTAGAAAACAAGCTTGGTGTGGAGAGCTGGTGTGTCAAGTTTCTTTTGCCATATGTCCACAATAAACTTCTACTctacagacaaagaaaacaatggcTGAACAAAGATG AGCTGATAGATATCACGTGTACGCTGCTGCTACTGAACCCAGACTTCACCACGGCTTGGAACGTGAG GAAAGAATTAATACTATCTGGCACTTTAAATCCACTTAAAGATTTGCATCTTGGAAAACTGGCGTTAACCAAGTTTCCAAAGAGTCCAGAAACATGGATTCATAG ACGATGGGTGCTGCAACATCTAATTCAGGAAAACTCCTTGCCCACTCTTGTGAATAAAGGAAACTTGGGAGCAGCACCTGTGGAGAGAATTCATCGACTAGTGCAGGAGGAAATGAATGTCTGCTCTGAAGCTGCTGGGAGATACCCAAGTAACTACAATGCCTGGTCCCATCGCATCTGGGTTTTACAGCATGTGGGAAAGCTGACTGTCAAG attctCCTTGATGAACTTACTTCCACTAAATATTGGGTATCCATGCATGTCTCAGACCACAGTGGATTTCATTATCGCCAGTTCTTACTCAAATCCTTGATAAGCAGAACTGTGAATGATGATAATACACTGGTACGAAATCAAATGGTAAATGAGCAAAACCCTAGTCttcaaaaggaggaagaaggtgAAGGTGCAGAAGCTGCctgtgcagaggagcagagTGTGGATATCCCCCACTATTTAGAGGAGGAGTTGGATCTCTGCACTGATCTGATTGACACTTACCCAGGGCATGAAACCTTGTGGTGTCATAG aaggCGTGTGTTCTACCTTCAGCACCACCTAGGCAACAGACTTCCTCTTCTGAGTGCGGTTGTGTCATCTGTGGACAGCAGTGATGAAGCTTTTCATAATTCACACCCCTGTCCTGCAACACGTCACGTGGCACAAGCTATGGATGTTGATGGTTTGAGTGAATCCAGCAGCAAACAAGGTTATACTCAAGAAACAAAACGGCTGAAGCGTGGTCCTTTGCAGGACTCTGTTGGGCCAGAAACAGAATACCGGTTCGTTGATAAAGTTTTATCAACTTGCAGAGATGCGGACCAAGCCAGGTTTGCTACTGCTTATAGGAAATGGCTAGTTACTTTTTTAGGTCAGTGA